A genome region from Candidatus Hydrogenedentota bacterium includes the following:
- a CDS encoding XRE family transcriptional regulator gives FVPKEESLDKLIEKRALQLAREIVMDTAHTMHLENQEIDPMVLEEAIKKRAEKIKNELPKSLWN, from the coding sequence GCTTTGTCCCCAAAGAAGAATCGCTCGATAAACTCATTGAAAAACGCGCACTCCAGCTGGCCAGAGAGATTGTAATGGATACTGCCCACACCATGCACTTAGAAAACCAGGAGATTGACCCGATGGTTTTGGAGGAGGCGATAAAAAAGCGAGCTGAGAAAATAAAAAACGAAT